A window of Rhododendron vialii isolate Sample 1 chromosome 11a, ASM3025357v1 contains these coding sequences:
- the LOC131307283 gene encoding F-box protein 7: MSSDFSLKIPAELEAASQLRTAQFFVTKRPWLDLYGVHIRPVAPFGSASSKPFIDPALLHRCLPDELLFEIFARMTPYNLGRAACVCRKWRYTVRNPVFWRNACLKAWQIFGVVENYKILQSKYDGSWRKMWLSRPRIRTDGLYVSRNTYIRAGIAEWKISNPVHVVCYFRYLRFYPSGRFLYKNSSQKVKDVAKFMNFRASKAESVHSGHYTLSDDKVEAAFLYPGLRPTVWRIRLRLRGTMAGANNRMDLLSLVTSGVNDGEVSSPDEDILGVVEGWQEDETHNPDVPAVTHKRGLTPFVFIPFEEAEMSVLNLPVERMDYFVPG; encoded by the exons ATGAGTTCAG atttttctttgaaaattccAGCGGAGCTTGAAGCAGCTTCGCAGCTGAGAACGGCTCAGTTCTTTGTCACAAAAAGACCTTGGCTTG ATCTTTATGGAGTTCATATAAGACCAGTCGCTCCTTTTGGCAGTGCAAGTAGTAAACCATTTATTGATCCAGCACTTCTTCACCGGTGCTTGCCAGATGAGCTACTCTTCGAG ATCTTTGCAAGAATGACTCCGTATAACTTAGGAAGGGCAGCTTGTGTTTGTCGAAAATGGAGATATACAGTTCGTAACCCTGTATTTTGGCGCAATGCATGCTTAAAAGCTTGGCAG ATCTTTGGAGTGGTGGAAAATTACAAGATTTTGCAGTCAAAATATGACGGTTCATGGAGGAAAATGTGGCTTTCAAGACCGAGGATCCGTACTGATG GTCTTTATGTCAGTAGAAACACCTACATTCGTGCTGGAATTGCAGAATGGAAAATTAGCAATCCAGTTCATGTG GTGTGCTACTTCCGATATTTGAGATTTTATCCTTCTGGGAGGTTTCTTTATAAG AATTCATCACAAAAAGTAAAGGACGTGGCAAAATTCATGAACTTCCGTGCGTCTAAAGCAGAAAGTGTTCATAGTGGCCATTATACGTTGTCCGATGACAAG GTTGAAGCTGCCTTCTTGTACCCAGGCTTGCGACCTACTGTTTGGAGAATCCGCTTAAG GTTGAGGGGAACAATGGCCGGTGCTAACAATCGAATGGACTTGCTTTCACTTGTTACAAGTGGTGTGAATGATGGTGAGGTTTCCAGCCCCGATGAAGACATTCTCGGAGTTGTGGAAGGGTGGCAAGAGGACGAAACACACAACCCAGATGTGCCAGCTGTTACTCACAAAAGGGGTCTCACACCTTTCGTCTTCATTCCATTTGAAGAG